ACCTAGAATCCGAAGAGCAGATCGACGATGCCATAACAATCTTCTCCACCACACTAGCAGAACTGCTTCTGGAGAGGGTTTTAGTTCCACTGCTGGCACGGACCACACGCAAAGAAGAACTACCAGAAAACATCAGACTTCTTATTCGACTGAGGAACATACGACGCCGCCAATACTATCGAAGTAGAGATCCGTATCTACGGTCGATAGTCAATGAGCTGAACATCAGAATTCGAGAAGAATGTGCGCTATTCAAGTACAGGAACTTTGACACAACAATTCGCAACCTAACCAACAGTAGTGATAAGTTTTGGAGTATAAGCCGAAGCCTGCGAAATGCTGTAAAATATCAACCTCCATTGAAGAGTGGAAATAAGCTGGTGGTGACAAACGCTGAAAAAGTAAAAGTCCTGGCAGAAACGTTTGCTGAATCACACAACAATACCCTGGGTGGAGATCCAGACACGACCGCTGAAGTAAACCAATCGATAATGGAAATCACAGGTATGAACAACAATAATGAAGACCCCTCAACTTTTTGCAAGCCTCGTGAAATTAGCACTATTATCCGAAATCTGAAGCGCCGGAAATCACCAGGGCAAGACGGAGTAAGAAATGTACAGCTCAAACATTTGCCACGCAAAGGATTAGTATTCCTTTGTAAAGTATTCAATGCTTGCCTAAAGATTGGATACTTCCCAGAAGTTTGGAGAACCGCTACAGTCGTACCAATTCCTAAACAGAATAAGAATATAACTCTACCAAATAACTATCGACCAATAAGTCTATTAAGCGGAGTCAGCAAAATCCTGGAAAGAATTATTCTCAAACGACTGAACACCCATTTAGATAGCTCTCAAATTGTCCCCAATGAACAGTTTGGGTTCAAACCTGTACATTCGACGTATCATCAACTTTTGCGGATGACCAAACAAATTGAAGCCGGATTTGAAGGGAAAAATCGACTGGAATGGTCTTATTAGATGTCGAAAAAGCGTACGATTCCGTTTGGCACGATGCTGTGATACACAAGCTCCACTTATCCGGTTGCCCAACATACctaaacaaaattgtaaaattgttcCTAAGAAACAGGCGCTACCGTTTACATTTGAATGGAACATTTTCGGATAGtcaaaaaattctttttggTCTACCGCAGGGGTCAGTCCTGATCCCAACATTGTACTAGCGACGTCGACATGGTGGAAGACGTTTCCTATTTCATTTTTGCTGATGATACTGGGTACCTTAGTAGTGATGAAGATGCCAAGATAGTGACTACTAAACTACAGCACGCACAAAACAAACTGGAGCAGTTTCAACACCGGTAGAAGATTAAAATCAATCCAGCGAAAACCCAAGTTATCTTTTTCACTAAGAGAAGGGCTGCCCATCGTTTTCCTCAACAAAGGTAAAAATTAATGGAGTTCCAGTCACATGGACGAAGGAAGGTAAATACCTAGGCTTAACCCTAGATCAGAAACTACTCTTTTCTAAGCACATCGACCAAAGTATAGCTAAGGTAAACGGTCTGGTAAAGTCACTATATCCACTCATCAATAGAAGATCAGCTCTGCAACCAGCCAACAAGCTACTGTTATTCAAATGCATTTTTCGACCAGTGCTTACCTATGGATCGCCGGTTTGGCAAAACTGCGCAAAAAGTCACCTTAAACGactacaaacaaaacaaaataaactgtTGAAAATGATCTTCGCCTTGCCTCCGCATTTCCGAACGGATGAACTGCATAATATAGCTGAGGTGGAACCGTTAACAACATTCATCGAAAGAACATGAGCAAGATTTCGGACTTCCTGTCAAACTTCTTCAAATCCTCTGATTGAAGCATTAAATCCAAGACTGTGATAATAGCATAGATAGTTTAAGAAACAGATTCTgacttttagttttttttttgtcaaaacttTTTCCTATCAGTGTAATGCTCAATTAATGTAAACTAAAAGCTATTTTCCAAGACAGTGTATAATGAACTTATGATGCAGCTGCAAGATATATCAAAACTCTGCAATGTAACCGTTAtgtaaagaaaaataaaaatgaaatgaaatgaaaaaaaaatcagacctgactcagattttaaatattttgaccatttggCACGCAACGGCTGATCTGGACCGTTTGTAATAAACTTGGTAACGCAAATCTGtacaaattcaataaaaaatgctCAGAGATTCAATGGTGGTGGCTTGTGATCAGATTTCCAGCTTCAATGTGCACATGATATTAAAACAATTACCAATCAATAATGAGGTCGGTCACGTCTTTACGGTTATCTTGGAAAGGAATTGATGTGCCTAACGTTACCGACAtgctaaagaaaaaaaaaaccaacggGTACAAATATTCAAGGTGTACAAAACACACGAACGTGTATAATGAGGCCTTGGATGAAGTTCCGGGCTGAATGACTTATTCGCGTAAGGTAACCAATTGGATTTCCGATCCAAATGCTGCTGTTTATGACGCCAATGTtctaattttcattatttatcaATAGCAAGACACCAGAAAGTTCTTAACATACTTTGATACAAACCTATACTTATCAGGATCTGTATGAACTGCAACGTGACTGATGAAATTTCCGGGTGTGTAACATCGTTTGCCACAAATTTTACACTTGATATATGCTGGCTCCTTATGGTGCTCCTTGTAGTGCATTGTGGCGTGGTAAAACCTATCGAACTCTACTCTCTCCGGGCACACATAGCAGATAAACTCATCGATGTGCTCAAACAGTTTTGTGTCTTTCTTCCGCCTGGCTCTACGCGTCCTTGAAGGACCATCGACATCTGGATCGTCGCCGTCAAAATCTTCCTGCGTTGCCTCATCTTCCGATTCACTCGAGCTCTTTGATATGCGTTCCCTCAAGTCACTCAGATTTATATTATCTTCATCATCGTCAGATTCGTCTAAAGCCGAGAAAGATACATTATCGTCCTCCGACGATAAAATATCATTATCAACGGTACGCCTCTTGGATCTTCTGGTTGTTACCCCAGACCCTTCTTTCACATCAACATGTTTGCGTTTAGTTCTTGTTGACCTCCGCGATGTAACTGGCGAAGACTGGCTCTCACCATTTATATCCAGCTCATCCACAGTCAGAACTTCCAATTTATTGGTTTGAATCTCCTCGATTGGTTCTTCCTTTATTTCGATACATGTTTTCGGGTTCGAACCCTTTTCATCATAAGCGGAACAATCGTCTTTAAACGGATCTTCCCCCAGAATGTCTTTGTTAGCGTCCGATTTTTCATTATTAGTCTTGTGTATTCGCTTAACAGTTtcataaaaattgttgaattcATTCAAAGAATTCCAGCATTCGTTGCAGATTACTTGTTGTTCATTtgatggtttgaactaaaaatattttacaaGTTGACTACTGATATTTattgaatattttcacatttACCTCTAAACTTAGATGCGTCTCAATGATGTTGGAAATATTTTTCGTTGAGTTTAGTTCCCCAAAAATATCAATGTACAACGTTGCATCGTTCGATAGGCATATTTTACACAGCTTGAATGCCATTTttacgatttttacacttataTAGCGTAGCTATTTTAACATATTTATGACACAATTTAGGAAATTTTCTTGCCCTgattattttgttatgtttaGGAAATAAGACCAAAGACACAACATAAATATTGAAGTGCAGCAACTGTCAAGCAACGTCAACGTGCAACGTCCACGGATCAGCAAAAGTACCAAAACATAAGTTATTTTATTTCCACTTCTGGAAGTAGAAATCTGATTTATTTATCGAATTATGGAGACATATACGTATTGGACAAAACATTAATTATTTacccgtctaagacgagtttagttctctccatttaattccactatgttttgttatctttgcagatacgtatttcgaccacacagttgcggtcgaaatacgtaactgcaaagataacaaaacggagtggaattaaatggagagtattctaaactcgtcttagacggttgaatacattccactaaaaagagttaaaatattttttaatactaAAAAGAGATAAAATATTTAGACGCTAACTTcgtgttagaaattttccaagttatgtgcgcaaagttaggcatatgataaggggtctgctttgatgttcaatttactatttatttcaattttttgtaccaaatttagtTCTCAAACAATAGTATGATAATAATACTACAGCATGGAAACTATTTCAACCAGACAgctttctgtaagttgttcgagTTGATTCAATTTTGCATTTCCTTAACTGCGCAAAGTATGGTGCGTGCACGGTACCCAGGTTTGGTAAATTGTATACTCCTCTCCCTCTTCGGGAATGTGAGATCGAtttcaaagaagaaagaaaataaacaaacgaaattaaaaacatcacctttatccagtgctgccgaatatttacagtCCTCGCTACATGAATATCAGTTTAATGTGTTATttgtgtagcaagggcagacgAGAAACGAATCTACCGCAGGAAAAAAAAGGCGTGATAGCTGAAGCGTAGGAGAACATGGATTGAAACGATAtacggaggttttacgcaactgtcaatggcacgcggcataagactgcgccagtgcccgccatgtgcaatgaccgagaggggaatttgctgacagacaagactattgTCCTATGggggcagccaggtggaaggagcacttcgaagatttgttgaacggtgaaaatgaaggtgccAAATGGCCGTTTAATTTTTACAACAAATGGTAATTTCGGAAAAAACTGAACCTTTGAACCATTACATTTTGACAATACGATGTATTATTTCAGTACCTTGATATACATCTAAAGTTTAGAAACAAACTTATGCCGACGATTTTGCTGCGGCAGCAGCAGCGGCAGCCTGTGCTTTCTCCTCGCGAATGCGGTCCTTCTTGAGCACACCGTAGTACGCACGTTTCTCAGCCGGCGTCTGGAAGCGACCATGTCCCATCTTTGACGAGGTGTCGATGAACTTGAGGTTGATCTGTTCCAGCGAGGCGCGTTTGGTGTGTACCAGCAGCGATTTACGCAGGGTGATGATACGGCGCTTAGCACCAATGCAGCAACCCTTGATCATCAGGAAATCGTTATTGATCTCGCCATAGAAGGGGAAACCACCCATCGGGGTAATGGACTTATCCGTTAGATCGTACTCGGTGGCGGCACTGTTCTTCACGACCTGTTGAAAAGGGGGAGTGAACGAACAACGGTTAGTTCAATGATACTAAAATAATATCAGTTTGTGTGGTATGATTGAAAGATCAGTCCTATCATTATGTAAACATGGCGTTTCATCGAAATGTAGTAAATTATAGATTGATGTCGGCTACAAAAGGTTTCATCATACAATGctctaaagtttttttttttaaggatcATTACATACCTTGCCATCCTTGGTGTGGATTCCAGCACCAATACGGTAGATTTTCTTGTTGATTTCCGTGCGGTGATGGTAACCCTTCTGACCAGCACGTGCAACTGTGAATGCCACACGAGACGGATGCCACGCTCCAATACAGGCAACCTTGCGGAGACCCTTGTGCGTCTTGCGGGGCAGTTTCTTGGTGTGCCAACGGCTTGTAACGCCCTTGAAACCCTTACCCTTGGTAACGGCAACGCAATCGATCATTTCATCCTGACGGAACACATCAGCCACTGGGACTGGCTTTTCCAGATGTTCCTTGACCCAGTTAACCTTATCTTCAATAGAACCGCCGTTCAGTTGGATTTCAATGATGTGGGCCTTCTTCTGGCCTTGCTTGATCAGACGAATCTATATGCAGaagaaataatttcattaaaTCGTTATCCGCGAATAATACCCTGATCTTGAAGATCGAGGATGGGACTGTGGTAAGTATGGTTTATCTACGCGATCACGGCCCAGGGGCTACGCGAAAGATTAGGAATATACCTTCCATCGCCTCCCGAAGGGCAATTTATTCTACGACATTGAGGAACAACCGTGCATTGAGAAGCAGAGTCGACCCCCACGTTTCTGATGAATCCGTTGTCCGGGAGGACAACAGATCCATCGAGGTGATGTCGGTTCTCAAGTGACTGGAAAATCGTTCCATTTTACACCTTATGTTCCCATATtatcacccttattcttgttaaCGGACGAACGAAtgcaattcattcgaattatTTCCTCATGTAAATTTGCTGGCGAAAACGAGAATGCGCATTTATTTTCGTTCaaaagcgcgttcgtacgtaaacaagaataataGTGTATGCCTTTTATTTTGACAGTGCGAGCAGTAGGGTAAAAAACCGGAACAGTTTCCTTATATTGTTCGTCTATTTTTTGCATTCCTAACTGTTAATAGATTCTAGGCTAAATATTAGTTACCCATACATACCTACACTACACATCAAAATTTTGACTTTATGCGCTAAAGCTTTGATGATGGAATTACTTAAGTTTGTTCGTTTTGACCAATATTCAACTATTTAACATGGCCAGCTTGGTAAAACGCGTTTCTACGAGAGGTGTCTACAGAGCTATGCAAAATTTACTGAACGTGCGTCTTTACGTATTAATGGTCTTATCTGAATtaaacaaaaatgtaaaaatcaagCGCGAATCGTTTACTCATAAATACGGATAATACAGGAGCGTGTTAATAATAATTAGATACCCATTTTTAGTAAGGAATGCAACATATTGACTTCAGATTTGGATTCGAAATTCAAAACTTACCTGGGAATGGGCAATCACACGGATGGACTTGCAGTAGCGGATCATTTTCTTGAAGGTATCCTCGATGGACCTCTTTCCCAGATCATCAGTCCACTTCTTGGAGGCTTTAGTGAAAGCCTTCTTCTTGCTTGCGTGCCTTTAGATTCGAAGAACGAACGGAAAAACGGGTATGCAATTCATCGGAAAAGACAAAACAGAGAAGGATCCTCATCAGACACGCGTCCGAGCGGAGAATCTTTTCTCAAGCCATGTTGGAAAAGCTTCCCACCGGGGTTAAGAAGTTGGCTTAGATGACAATTTTGAGCTCTCTCATAACGATCGAAGAGCTTTTGTTTGTTTGATTAGCAACGTTACAACAGAATGGACCCCAATGGTATTGCCAACGGAGCTGAATCAGTGTATTATAGGATCAGAAGGAAAGCAGCAGTGAAatgtttcaacagaaattttCAGACATCTTGTTGGGCTTCATCATAAAATACGCTGATTCAGTTTGCTCTATaaataacggacatttggttAAACATATTTACCAGTTCTTGTAGAAACGGCGACGgcattcttcagaaagatgctGGGCCCAGACGTTGCAAAGAGCACGTGGTCCGAATGGAGTGTCGATGTAGCCAACAGCTCCAACAACCACAATTGGAGGAGTTTCCAAAATGGTAACAGCTTCCACGACTTCCTTTTTGTTGATCTCTGttgaagaacaaaaaaaattgattgtataaaaaaaactctcaatatatttagtttaattttatgATGAATGTATCAGACAGCCCTAGTTCTAAACTGGTTTGTAATCATGGTTAATCAGAAATAACCGTAAACAATAATTTGATCATCATGTAAAGCTTGAATGCATCGTAAACCGGAGTACAAAATGCCTCATGCAGGAGCAGTTTAATTCAGTAAAACGTTATGTTACTATGCATTTACTTTTCCGTATCGGATCCAACAAGCTAACGTTACTCCGGTTCACGATGCACAATTTTACAGAATAGGATGATTATACTTACTTGATCCAGGACGGTCGGCTTCACGTACGATGTGAGTCATACCGGCCTTGTAGGCCAAAAATGCGGTCAGATGAACCGGCTTGGAGGCATCATCCTTGGGGAAAGCCTTTATTCTGCCCTGATGGCGGGAAGCACGCTTCCTTGGGGCGAAAGCCATGGAACCATGGCGAGGGGCCGAAAACTTACGATGCGACTGAAAGAAGCGAAGCGAAAGTGAGGTtagaataattttaatcaacatgcgttaaaatttaatataatttccaaataaccaATTCAAACTCATTCAATGATGTCgattacaaaaaaattgttcaattatttatattACAACAGCTATAAAGCACTCAAAACCATTTCAATTTGTGTTGCTTGAAAACCACATGGTTAAGACAATCACTTTCAAATAAGAATAGATGCCTTTATGACGATGGTATtcactttattttatttttttacaactcTAAAAAGAATACATTTACAAACTATAATGTATTTTCAGGCACAATTGAAGCAAGTACATACAACAacacatttcaatttttcttcccAAACCACTAGAACTCACCATCTTGTCTACGTTTGCGTCCGACTTCCACGAAGTACAGATACGGAAAAGAAGGATGTTGGCTTGTCAAGTCATCAGGGCAAGTCGCCGTCGGGCGGGCGTCGACTTTAGAACTTTTGACGTTTGAAGTACACGAAAAATAGAATAGTGAATAAAAAAGGTGGGAATGCGTGCCCTTCAGtaataaggctatctgacgtttaatcaaaactgctagagtgctttgagaataggtcgtatgtgcaaaagagagcctctcttcggttacattctctttcgattatcacaaagctatacacaaatttatgttggatttttggcggatatctaaagacaataactttgtctagcgtgctaaAGTGAAAATGTGGCAGAAAATGCTAAACACCCgatctattagcgaaagagaggcgtgaacaaagagaatctctcttttgcacatgccgacctattctcaaagcaatctagaactattctcttgcacgcgcacggaaaagatattgtgtatccggaataaatttataccgctttttataccgaagttggatttttctccagatacaggcaactttcccaacttcggaagtagtgcgctggattcgcctaaagatgcgctaaacaacgcatcaattaatttgacaaataaaacttcaaaagaaaattcggttcggaagtcgggacttggaagaagttgggaaagttgcctgtatctggagaaaaatccaacttcggtataaaaagcggtataaatttattccggatacacaatacattccaaataatctaaacgttgtttccacctgaattttcaggtacattttacgtgcacacgtaactgcaaatgcttcagaaaatttagatgaaacttacgtgtccggtgaattcgaTCCAAAACTCgagtagaacttacctgattttcacgtagggCGAATTctatcaaagaaaaatcaggtaaaagtaaCGTGAATTTCATATGggaaaaatctacgtactttttcaggtggaaacaacgtgcagattttttttgggtgtacactccgaataatctaaacgttgtttccacctgaatttccAGGTACACTCAACTAAgactgtgaaccattccaccgattcgtttaacttttagttaaaatttgacacttcgatggttattttcccatcgtggttaaaattttactccggaGCCGaaccatttgagttttgacagattgatagttattcggaacgaaatggatttggcataattttctcgcgaacaaagtttaactattgaactgtcaaatctaaccatgcttcggagcagggttatttttaaccacggcgaaataaccatcgaactgtcaaattttaactaaaagttaaacgaatcggtggaatggttcacatcCTAAGAAAACTAGTGAACATCATGCGAATATcttatgtttttgcctttctcgtacaacaaagttgtaccgaaaggctatcatttcactctgaaaacagactttttacaggaacatctgatagtaaagtttttcttataccattcgactccaGTTTGACCGTCGagggtgatgtctgtgtgtgtgtgtatgtatgtgtgtgtgtatgtgtgtgtgtgtctgtatggtcacttttttcaacctcaaaaactcacacgattttcatgtacttGGAGCAACTGGATTTtaccgcaacaagttgcattccaccGGAAACCACTCTTTGGCTAATTTCATactatttaatttcatcaagattgattaATGCGTTCACCCGTGAAACCaggaaaatggtttaggcagttttccatttttcccatataatcggGACTACGAGCATTGAGAACGCTTCCATGCTGTAATATAAATTACGTTTGCTCAAtgggttagaaacctcgcttTACGGCAATATCGATAACCTTCTTGCAACgagcaaagcttttcaaagctttgcaatgtggaacgtgttgaacacgaaaactaatcgacgaaCAACGTACGCGCTTTTTAAAGTTAAGAGCCGACTCGATGATGTTTATTGCCATTATACTTTATCGGAGCATTCGCACCAGCACAGTTAGCAAAGTTTCATCGTTGGCAACTTGAAATTGCACTCGATAACGACACGATTAACTGCTGGTTCGTACGCTCGTGGCCATGGTGGtatttgcgtttgttttgtgtcatacGTTGGAAGAGGAGAAAAAGGGTTTCATTTGTGCTTCAACATGCTGTTAGGTTTGGGTGGTGTGGAGTAATGGTGAAGTTTGGGTGATTTCAAGGGCAAATTGGAATATAGTTTTCGTTTCCGCcatctccttatttccatattatgtgTAGCAATACCGGTTTTTGTTAGTCTCCTATTTATATTtaggaatcgttcaaaaatggcatCAGAGCCTTGGCGAAGGAGGGTAGGAATAATCGTTGGTTGAATAATCTTAAATGTATTTGACACCATATTCTAGTCCGGCCTTGAGAGTTATtggcttaattttcaaaatgttcgtgtaCATTTCACCGCAGACAGACGTTCAAGCTCGACTCATTAACTTGTGTAAAAAACATGGCCGCCTGATTGCCAAGTAGCAATAAGCGAAGAGATGGCGCCATATGTCAAAGAAGCATTCGTTATTTGCTTTtctgttttattgatttttgattCCGTCAGATTTTTTAGTTTCTTGGATCTGCTCGATGGAACTCTTTTATGAAAAAAGCTTGAATCACGACCACGTGCATGTTgatttttgtacatcactattGATGGCACGATCAACACGCCAGAAATAGTATTTGCGACTCAGAAGGGTTAtttcatttttgatttttagattctttTTTCATGTCCTATATGTACTGTTGTTGGTTTTGCATTAAAAATCTACGATTCTCGGTCCAGACTCATGTTTTCGAAGTAcaatcgcaaacaaaaattacgCGTATTAAAGGATCTGAAAGCAACCTAAGCGAAAG
The nucleotide sequence above comes from Armigeres subalbatus isolate Guangzhou_Male chromosome 3, GZ_Asu_2, whole genome shotgun sequence. Encoded proteins:
- the LOC134224510 gene encoding large ribosomal subunit protein uL3, with protein sequence MSHRKFSAPRHGSMAFAPRKRASRHQGRIKAFPKDDASKPVHLTAFLAYKAGMTHIVREADRPGSKINKKEVVEAVTILETPPIVVVGAVGYIDTPFGPRALCNVWAQHLSEECRRRFYKNWHASKKKAFTKASKKWTDDLGKRSIEDTFKKMIRYCKSIRVIAHSQIRLIKQGQKKAHIIEIQLNGGSIEDKVNWVKEHLEKPVPVADVFRQDEMIDCVAVTKGKGFKGVTSRWHTKKLPRKTHKGLRKVACIGAWHPSRVAFTVARAGQKGYHHRTEINKKIYRIGAGIHTKDGKVVKNSAATEYDLTDKSITPMGGFPFYGEINNDFLMIKGCCIGAKRRIITLRKSLLVHTKRASLEQINLKFIDTSSKMGHGRFQTPAEKRAYYGVLKKDRIREEKAQAAAAAAAAKSSA